The genomic segment CGTTCACCGCATTCCACCCGCCGGCAGCTTCATGCGAACTCCGGCCATGAAGCTGCGGCCGGAGGCCGGAAAGTAGAGCGGGAGATTGTTGCCGTACTGGTCGAGCGTGACGTAGCCGACCGTCGCGTAGCGGCGATCCGCCACATTGCGGACCGCGGCGAAGAACTCCGTCTGCCCAAGGGTCTGATTCGCGCCCAGGTTCAACACCGCGTAGTCGGGGAGCGGGTACTGATTGTCCTCGTCGATCCACTGGCGCGTGGCGCCCGCGACCTCGGCGCTCACAGAGCCGCGCCACTGGTGCTCCCAGGTGACGCGCCCGAAGATCTGGTTCTCGGGCACGGTGTTGATCTGCTTGCCGTCGTGTGGGCCACCGTCGAATCGGGCCTGAGTCCAGGCGTACGAGACCAGCCCCGAGAACCCGTGAACGGGCTCCAGTGATAGCTGAGCCTCGACGCCCAGGTGCTTGCTCCGGTCGATGTTGTCGAGCCTGAAATTGGCGAGGTCGAAGCCGATCTCGTCCCGCGAACGGATGTAGTAGCCGGCAGCGTCGAGCCACAGGCCATGCCCCAGGGCGGTTCGCGCGCCGAGGTCCCAGTGATCGCCGGTCTGGGGCTTCAGCACGTTGCTCGAGATATGAAAGGTCCCGAAGCCCAGGTCGTAGGGCCGCTGATCGTAGAGCTGCTCCAGCTCCGGCGCCTTGAACGCGCCGGCGTACGAGAGCCAGGCGTTCCCGCCGCGAGGCAGTGCGGCGTTGAGCGCCACGGTCGGGCTCACGGCGCGTTGATCGTCATCGGGGCCGCGCGGCGCGGAGTCGGTCGGGTCGTCGAGGCTCGAGCGCAGCCAGTCCACGCGTCCCCCACCCACCAGCGTCAGCATCGCGCCCATCGGCACGCGCGCCACGCCGTACAGCGCGCCGCTGGTGCGATCCACGTTGCCGGCGCCCACTTGGGCTCCGCTGGCCGGGTCGTGGTAGCGAGACTGCAGCACGCCGAACCGGTACTCGCCGCCGATCAGAACGTCGGGCATCCCATGCGCGCCGGGCGTCCAGTGCAGGCGCAGTTCGTTCCGGCTGTAGTGAAGCCGGCTGCTGCGATCGAGCGCGCTGGTGGGAATGATGGTCTC from the Candidatus Sulfotelmatobacter sp. genome contains:
- a CDS encoding TonB-dependent receptor, whose translation is MPRNPVVAAILLALLSAPNPSLAATAADTTLGRVVYEDTVVVRASKLGLRLTDLATTATVISPRQIRLGTAQSVQNVLAPVPGVHVLDMNGTENNGSVEARGFAAQGTTSPVLVLVDEIPTNDFETGKVDWGLLTPAQVSRVEFLRGPASFLYGTASMAGLVNVVTLQPGESSTLWGQASGGSVGRATVAGGGSWNSPHNQGTVSGSYDRLDGYRDNSQSKVASGYAFSKIIFDPHWNLRARLLAHQGEQQVPGPLPYPDWQVNPKESITPTDNHNDHTYDGALELEGNPSRTLDLVALAAGTSEDVDATETIIPTSALDRSSRLHYSRNELRLHWTPGAHGMPDVLIGGEYRFGVLQSRYHDPASGAQVGAGNVDRTSGALYGVARVPMGAMLTLVGGGRVDWLRSSLDDPTDSAPRGPDDDQRAVSPTVALNAALPRGGNAWLSYAGAFKAPELEQLYDQRPYDLGFGTFHISSNVLKPQTGDHWDLGARTALGHGLWLDAAGYYIRSRDEIGFDLANFRLDNIDRSKHLGVEAQLSLEPVHGFSGLVSYAWTQARFDGGPHDGKQINTVPENQIFGRVTWEHQWRGSVSAEVAGATRQWIDEDNQYPLPDYAVLNLGANQTLGQTEFFAAVRNVADRRYATVGYVTLDQYGNNLPLYFPASGRSFMAGVRMKLPAGGMR